The following is a genomic window from Crossiella equi.
ACGCGGGGGCCCCTCCCACCGTGGCGGACGCGGTGACCGCGGTGGAGCTGCTGGAGCACTCGCTCCGGCCGCTCACCGCGCCACCGGTGCTCGCCGACGTCTCGCACTGCGTGGCCAACGGCCTGGCGGCCCTGCCCGCGCTGACCGCGAACTGGTGCCACGGCACCCCGCTGCTGCTCACCGAGCACGGCATCTACCTGAGGGAACGCTATCTCGGCTACCGCCGCTCGCCGTACCGGCACCCGGTGAAGGCCCTGCACCTGGCCTTCTTCCGGCAGGTCTGCGAGCTGGCCTACCGCACCGCGGCGCTGGTCGCGCCCGGCAACATCTACAACAAGCGGTGGGAGGAGCGCCTGGGCACCGACGCCGCGCTCATCCGCACCGTCTACAACGGCGTGGACCCGGCGGACTTCCCCGCGGTCGAGGCCGAGCCGGACGTGCCCACGCTGAGCTGGGCGGGCCGGGTCGACCCGATCAAGGACCTGGAGACGTTGATCAAGGCGTTCGCGCTGGTCCGCGAGCAGGTCCCGGACGTGCGGCTGCGCCTGTTCGGCGGCACGCCCAAGGGCGGGGAGGCCTACGCCAACCGCTGCGAGGAGCTCGCCGCGTCCCTGGGCGTGGGCGAGCACGTGGCCTTCGAGGGCCGCGTGGACGACATCCGGGACGCCTACGTCGCCGGGCACGTGGTGGTGCTCTCCAGCATCTCGGAGGGCTTCCCCTACACCCTGATCGAGGCGATGACGGTCGGCCGCGCGTGCGTGGCCACCGACGTCGGCGGGGTGCCCGAGGCCGTCGGCGACACCGGTCTGGTGGTACCGCCGAGGGACCCGGAGGCCATGGCGCAGGCGTGCCTGCGGCTGTTGGAGGACCGGGACCTGCGGCACGCCATGGCCGCCGCCGCGCGCCACCGCGCGCTGGAGCTGTTCACCGTGGACAAGGCGGTCGGCACCTTCGACGAGCTGTACACCGGCCTCGGTGTGACCAACGAACGAGTGCGGAGGCAGTCGGTGAGCACGGCATGAGCGCGGGAACGCTGCCCGAGTTCGAGCCCGTGGTGCTGGGCGGCGCGACGGAGACGCTGCCCGACGTACGCACCCTGGAGATCCCCCCGAAGCTGCGCGAGCTCGCGCACCGCTTCGAGTCGCTGTGCGCGGGCGCGGTCGACCCCCTGGAGGTCGCCGCCGGCCTGGAGGCCGACGGCCTCTCCGACCAGGCGGTCAAGGCCCGCTATGGATTCCCCACCGTCTTCGACCTGGCCGAGGAGCTGTTCCGGCTGCTGCCGCGCGCGCCCGAGGAACCGGCGCCGCAGCCCGAGGTCTGGGTCACCAACCCCAAGCTGCACCTGCTGCGCGGCGTGCTGTTCGCGCTGCCCGGCCTGGGCTACACCGCGGCCACCCCGCTGCTGGTGCAGCCCGCCGCCCTGGCGGTCCTGGTCGGCTCGCTGGTGCTGTCCTGGACCATGAGCCAGGGCCTGTCCTACCTCGGCTACGTCCGGCTCGGCCTGGGCCGGACCGACGCCGCGCACGGGGTCCTGCGCCAAGGCCTGGTCGTGTGCACGGTGCTCGTCACCGGTGTCTCGGCCGTGCTGGCCTCCTTCACCGACGCGGGCTGGGCGGTCCTGGCCCTGGGTGTCGGACAGGGCGTGTACCTGCTCGCGGCCACCGTGCTGCTGGTGCGCGGCTGCGAGCTGCTGCTGCTCGGCGCGCTGGCACCCGGTGTGCTGGCGGGCGGGTTGCACCTGGTGGCCGGGCACCGGTTCCTGCCGCACTGGGCCGAGCTGCTCGGCCTGGCCGGTTCGGTGCTGCTGACCGTCGGCTTCGCGCTCTGGCGCACCTGGCCCACCAAGCCGGTCAAGGGCTCGCTGGCCCCCAGCCGGACGGAGCTGCGCAACGCCCTGCCGCACGGCCTGTTCGGGCTGTGCGCGGCCGGGCTGCTGGCCCTGCCCGTGGTGTGGGCGGTGCTGCCCGGCGCGCCCTCGGTGCCCGGTGCCGCGCTGGCCGCGCTGCCGGTGTCGCTGAGCATGGGCTTCGCCGAGTGGTGCCTGTTCGCCTACCGCAGGCGCATGGGCAGGCTCATGCGCGAGACCACGAAGCTGTCCACCTTCGCCCGGCGCTCCAAGCTCGTGCTGGTCTCCGCGCTGGGCCGCTACCTGCTGTCCGCGGCCGCGCTGTGCGCCGTGGTGCTGTTCGCGGTGCCCGGGGCCTTCCCGGGTGCCGTGCCGACCTACGCCGCCTACCTCGCACTGGGCGGCGCGTTGTTCCTGGCGCTGCTGGTGCAGGCGTGCGGGCTGAACACGGTGGCGCTGCTGGCCTGCGCCGCCGCGCTGTCGGCCGAGCTCGCCTTCACCTTCTCCGGCGCCGCGCTCATCTGGCCGACGGCCACCGCGTGGGTGCAGCTGGGCGTGGGGGTCGCGCTGCTGCTGGTCCTGCTCTGCCACGCCGCCGTGGCGATGAGCAGCGCGGTGCGCCACCGCTGAGCTTTCCACCAAGGGATCCACAGGAAGAAAGAGGACAACTGTGTCGAACGTCGTCGCCGTCACCGGCGCCGAGGGCTTCATCGGCTCCCACCTGGTCGAGCGCCTGGTCGCGCACGGCCACCGGGTCAAGGCCATGGTGCTCTACAACTCCTTCGCCTCCTACGGCTGGCTGGACTCGCTGCCCGCCGAGGTGATGGCCAACGTGGACATCGTCATGGGCGACGTCCGCGACCAGGCCAGCGCGCGTGAGCTGGTCGAGGGGGCCGAGGCCGTGTACCACCTGGCCGCCCTCATCGCGATCCCGTACTCCTACCGCGCGCCCCGGTCCTATGTGGACACCAACGTGATCGGGACGCTGAACATCCTGGACGCCGTCCGCGCGGAGGGGACGCCGCGCCTGGTGCACACGTCCACCAGCGAGACCTACGGCACCGCGCTGACCGTGCCGATCGCCGAGACGCACCCGTTGCAGGGCCAGTCCCCGTACGCGGCCTCCAAGATCGGCGCGGACAAGATGGTGGAGTCCTACCACCTCAGCTTCGACGTGCCCGCGGTGACGCTGCGGCCGTTCAACACCTTCGGCCCGCGCCAGTCCGCGCGCGCGGTGATCCCGACCGTGATCAGCCAGCTGGCCGCCGGGCACAAGGAGATCAAGCTCGGCGCGCTGGACCCGACCCGCGACTTCCTCTACGTCAAGGACACCGCGGCCGCCTTCCACGCCCTGGGCACCGCGCCCGCCTCGGCCGTGGTCGGCGAGCTGTTCAACGCCGCCACCGGCGAGGAGGTCTCGGTCGGCCAGGTCGCGCACGACATCGCGCGCCTGATGGGGTCCGACGCCGAGATCACCGCGGACGCCCAGCGCATCCGGCCGAAGAACTCCGAGGTCATGCGCCTGATCGGCGACGCGACCAAGCTCCGCGAGCGCACCGGCTGGGCCCCCGCCTTCACCCGCGACCAGGGGCTGGCCGAGGCCATCGAGTGGTTCCGCGAGCCCGCGAACCTGGCGCACTACAAGCCCGGCACCTACACCCAGTGACCACCCGCACTCACCACTGACACCGAAGGGGCACTAGAGATGCACGCGATCATCCTGGCCGGCGGCAAGGGTGTGCGGCTGCGCCCGTACACCACCACACTGCCGAAGCCGCTCGTCCCGATCGGCGACGAGTTCTCCATCCTCGACATCGTGATGACCCAGCTGTCGCACCACGGCTTCACCAGCGCCACGCTGGCCATCGGCCACTTCGGCGAGCTGATCCGCTCCTACGTGGGCGACGGCCGCAAGTGGGGCATGAAGGTGGACTACGCCGAGGAGGAGAACCCGCTCGGCACGATCGGGCCGGTGGTGCAGCTGCTCGACCAGCTGCCCGAGCACTTCCTGGTGATGAACGGCGACGTGCTCACCGACCTGGACTACGGCGGCCTGCTGCGCCGCCACCGCGAGCAGAACGCGCCGCTGACGGTGGCCACCTTCGAGCGCCAGGTGAAGATCGACTTCGGTGTGCTGTCCACCGCGGGCGGGCAGATCACCGAGTTCACCGAGAAGCCCACCCTGGACTACCGGGTGAGCATGGGCGTCTACGGCGTCAGCCGCGAGGCGCTGCGCGGGTACACCCCGGGCCTGCCGCTGGGCTTCGACGAGCTGGTGCTGGACCTGCTCAAGACCGACACCCCGCCCAGCTCCTTCGAGTTCGACGGGTACTGGCTGGACATCGGCCGCCCGGACGACTACGACCGCGCGAACGCCGAGTTCGACGTGCTGCGGCACACGCTGCTCAAGGACACCCCGTTGCAGCACCCGAGGCTGCGCGTCTCCGCCTGAACCACCCTCCCCGGGGCGACCGACCCGCCGTCCGCCGCCCCGGACGAGTCCACTGTAGACACACCTGGTGAGGAGAGTTCCCCGTGCCCCGCGTGCTGTTGCTCGGCGCCACCGGATTCATCGGCCGTCATGTCCACCACCGGTTAGGCCGGTTGGGGGATGTGGAGGTCGTGACGGTGGCGCGGAGTGAGAACCCCGAGTCGCCTCAGCACGTGCGGCTGGACCTCGCCGGTGCCGACGAGCACACGATCGCGGGCCTGCTCGAGCGGAGCGAGCCCGACGTGGTGGTGAACTGCGCGGGCGCGGTCGGCGGGGACCTGGCCGAGATGTCCGCGTGCAACATCGACCTGCCCGCCGCGCTGGTGGGGGCCGCCTTGGCGGCCGGACACCGGCCGCGGCTGGTGCATCTCGGTTCGGCGGCGGAATACGGCAAAGTGATGACGGGCGTGCCCGTCACCGAGCACACTCCGACTCGACCGGTCGGCGTGTACGGGATCACCAAGCTCGCCGCCACCCGGTTGGTCTGCCTGGCCCGCAGGGCAGGCCTGGACGCGGTCGTACTGCGGGTGTTCAACCCGATCGGCCCTGGCTCGCCGCCCGGCAACGTCGCCGGACGGCTGGCCCAGGAGCTGCTTCGGGCCCAAGCGGAGGGCGACGAGGTCCGGCTCGGCCCGCTCTCCGCGGTGCGGGACTTCGTCGACGTCCGGGACGTCGCCTCGGCGGTCAGCGCCGCCGCGGTCACGCCTGGCGTGGACGAGCCCGTGCTCAACGTCGCCAGTGGAGAGGGTGTCGCGGTGGGTGAGCTGGCCAAGGCGCTCACCGGCATCGCCGGGTACACCGGCCCGATCGGGCAAGCCGACACGGGTTCCGCGCGCTCAGCGGACGTGCCGTGGCAGCAGGCCGACATCAGCGCGATCGGCAAGGCACTCGACTGGCGACCCGCTCACAGCTTGGCCACCTCGCTATCGGACCTCTGGCAGGAGGCGACATGCCGCACGTGACCGCCCAACCGGACCGCGGGCTGCTCCTGGTCCCGGCCTACTTCCACCCCACCACCGCCCCGGCGGACTGGCAGACCCTGGTCGGCGCCAGCGACTACCTGCGCGCGGTGATCCTCAACATCGACAGCGGCCCGGGCCTGGCGAAGGAGATCATGTTCTCCGCCGTGGTGCAGCGGCTGAAGCTGGCGGGGATCCCGGTGCTGGGCTATGTCGACACCGGGTACGGCCGGTGCTCCCGGGAGCTGGTGCAGCGCCAGATCGCGCGCTACAACGCCTGGTACCGGGTGGACGGGGTGTTCTTCGACCAGGTCTCAGCGGACGCGGAGCACCTGCCGCAGTACCGGAGCCTGGCCGCCGCGGCGCGCGGGATGGGCGCGCGCAGCGTCGTGTTCAACCACGGCGTCTACCCGGCCTACGGGTACGCCAAGCTCGCCGACCTGCTGGTGACCTTCGAGGGCCGCCTGCGGGACCATGAGAAGCTGAAGATCCCCGCGTGGGCGTACGGACTGCCCGCGCAACGGTTCTGCCACCTGGTGTACGGCACCCCGCGTGCGGAGACCGAGCGGACGCTGCAACGCGCCTCCCGGTACAACGCGGGCGCGGTGTACGTGACCGACCTGGACGGAGTGAACCCGTGGCGACGACTCGCCAGCCACTTCAACCGACAGACGCTGGCCGTGGGCCGCTGCGGCCCACGACGCGTCGGCTAGCCGCCCTGGCCGCGGTCCTGGTGACCGCGGCCTGCACGGGCGCACCGGCCGCGCCGGAGGAGGCCGCCACCTCCTCCCCGCCGCCGCCCTCGGTGTCGGCTCCCCCGCCGGAGCCCGCACCCAGCTCGGAGGCCCCGGCTCCCGCACCGTCGGAGCCGGGCCGCCCGCCCGCCACCACCGCACCACCTCCCCCGCCGCCGCCCGCGGCCAAGCCCGCGCGGTGGGTACCGAAACCGGGCAGCACCTGGCAGTGGCAGCTGTCCGGGCCGGTGGACACCTCGGTGGCGGCCGACATCTACGACATCGACGCGGTGGGCAACAGCCGCGAGGTGGTCAAGACGTTGCAGGCCAAGGGCCGCAAGGTGGTCTGCTACGTGAACGCGGGCGCCAGCGAGGACTACCGCCCGGACGCGGGCCGCCTGCGCGGTTCCGTGCTGGGCAACGAGAACGGCTGGCCGGGCGAGCGCTGGCTGGACATCCGCAGGCTGGACGTGGTGCTGCCGGTGATGGCCGCGCGCTTCGACGTGTGCCGGGACAAGGGCTTCGACGGGGTGGAGGCCGACCTGGTCGACGCCTACGCCCACGACAGCGGCCACGCGATCTCCGCGGCCGACCAGCTGGCCTACAACCGGGCGCTGGCCCGGCTGGCCCACGAGCGGGGCCTGTCCATCGGCCTGAAGAACGCGCTGGGCCTGGTGCCGCAGCTGGTCGGGGACTTCGACTTCGCGGTGAACGAGCAGTGCGCGGAGTACGACGAGTGCGCGAAGCTGACACCGTTCATCCAGGCGGGCAAGGCCGTGCTGCACGCGGAGTACGACCTCACCCCGGACCGCTACTGCGGCACCACGCGGCGCCTGGGGCTCAGCTCGATCCACAAGAACCTGAACCTCGACGCCGCGCGGAGGACCTGCTAGAGAGTTTTCGCCGTGGGTGTTGAGCCGTCCGGACGGCGTGGCCTCGGGCACGAACGGCTCGGACGGCCCTCCCAGCCTGACGGTCCGTGCGGCCTGCCCCGGTAGCCCTCAGGGTTCATACGGCCTGACCAGAAAACCCACGACTCGTACGGCCAGACCAGAAACCCCACGGCTCGTGCGGCCTGACTAGGCGTGTTGGCCGTGTGGGTACCTCGTGTTGGCACGGAGAGGACGGCCGGTTCCCCCAGGCCGAAGGCCGCAGGGGCGGCCTCCACGCAGGGCCAGCACGAGGTACCCACACGGCCAACACGCCCGGCCCGGGGGCGGAACGGCGCAGCCGTAAGCCCGGAGCAACCCACCAAACACCCCGCGGCGTTACCCCGGGCTCACGGCTTCGCCGTCTCGCCCACCAACCGGGCGTGTTGGCCGGGCCGGTACCTCGTGTTGGCCCTCCGGGCAGGGCCGCCCCTCCAGCCTTCGGCCTCGGGGAAGGGCCGTCCCCTCCGTGCCAACACGAGGTACCGGCCCGGCCAACACGCCTAGTCAGGCCGCACGAATCGTGGGGTTGCCTGGTCAGGCCACACGAGCAGTCGGGTTTACCGGTCAGACCGCACGAACCGTCCAGTGCACCCGGGAAGGCCGTTCGAAAGCCAACAGTCCGGGAGCGGCCGATCGACAGGGAACACCCACAGCGAAAACCCTCTAGCGGAGCCGCAGGCGCCGCAACAGTTGCGCGTTGGCCGCCACCACGATCGTGGACAGGCTCATCGCCACGGCCGCCACGGCGGGCGGCAGCACGAACCCGATCCCGGCCAGCACCCCGGCGGCCAGCGGGACGGACAGCACGTTGTACCCGGTGGCCCACACCAGGTTCTGCACCATCTTGCGGTAGGTGGCCTGCGACAGCCGGCGCACGGCCACCACCGCCCGGGGGTCGTCCCCGGCCAGCACGACCCCGGCCGACTCGATGGCCACGTCCGTGCCCGCGCCGATGGCGATGCCGACGTCGGCGCGGGCCAGGGCCGGGGCGTCGTTCACGCCGTCGCCGACCATGGCCACCCGGTGGCCCCGGGCCTGGAGCTCGCGGACGGCCGCGTCCTTGTCGGCGGGCAGCACCTCGGCGAAGACCTCGTCCACGCCCAGTTCCGCGGCGACCGACTCGGCCACGTGCCGCGCGTCCCCGGTCACCATGACCACCCGGATGCCCTGGGCCCGCAGGTCGGCGACCGCCTCCCGGGACTCCGGGCGCACCTCGTCGGCCAGGCCCAGCGCGCCGACGACCTCGCCCTCGCGCAGCACGTGCAGCACCGCCGCGCCCCGGGCGGCCCACGGCTCGGCCGCCGCGGCCAGCTCCGGGGACGGGGTCAGGCCGTGCTCGCGCAGCAGGGCCGGGCCGCCGACCGCGACCCGCACGCCGTCCACGAGCGCCTGGACGCCGCGTCCGGTCAGGGAGCGGAACTCCGTCGCCCTCGGTGCTCCCGGGCCCGCAGCGGCCACCACAGCCCGCGCCAGGGGGTGTTCCGAGTCGGCTTCCACGGCCGCGGCCAGGGCGAGGGTCTCGGGGGCACCGGCCACGCCGATGACGGCCGGACGGCCCCGGGTGAGCGTGCCGGTCTTGTCGAAGAGCACGGCGTCGACCCGGCGCATGCCTTCCAGGGCCAGGCGGTCCTTGACCAGGATGCCCGCGCGGGCCGACAGCGAGGTGGACAGCGCGACCACCAGCGGGATGGCCAGGCCCAGCGCGTGCGGGCACGCGATGACCAGCACGGTCACCGTGCGCTCCACCGCGGCGGTGCCCTCGCCCAGCAGCGCCCACACCAGGAACGTCAGCACCCCGGCGGCCGCGGCGAAGTAGAACAGCAGCGCGGCGGCCCGGTCGGCCAGGGCCTGCACCCGGGACCGGGACTCCTGGGCCTGCGCGACCAGCCGCTGGATGCCCGCCAGCGCGGTCGCCTCGCCCACCGCGGTGACGCGCACGCGCAGCGCGGAGTCGGTGGCCACGGTGCCCGCCACCACGCGGTCGCCGACGGTGCGGCCGACCGTGCGGGACTCGCCGGTCACCAGGGACTCGTCCAGCTCGGCGGTGCCGTCGACCACCACCCCGTCGGCGGGCACGCGGCCGCCGGAGCGCACCAGGACCACGTCGTCCACCGCGAGCCCGGCCAGGGCGACCACGCGCCCGTCGGCCAGCTCGGCGGAGTCGGGCAGCAGTTCGGCGAGGGCGTCCAGCGCGCTGGAGGCCTGGCCCAGCGCGCGCATCTCCAGCCAGTGGCCCAGCAACATGATCACGACCAGGAGCGCGAGCTCCCACCAGAAGTCCAGCTCCGGACCGAGCACGCCCAGCGTGGACAGGGCGCTGGCCAGGAAGGCCACCGAGGTGCCCATGGCCACCAGCGTCATCATGCCGGGCTGCCGGGAACGCAGCTCGGCCACCGCGCCGGTGAGGAACGGGATGCCGCCGTAGAGGAAGACCGCGGTGCCGAACAGCGGCGCCAGCCAGGTCCACGGGGCGGGCACGTGGTAGCCGAGCCAGCCCGCGACCATGTGGCTGGCGAAGACGGCCGGGACGCTCAGCGCCAGGCTGAGCCAGAAGCGGTCCCGGAACTGGGCCGCGTGGTCACCGTGACCTCCGTGTCCCCCGTGGTGGTCATGACCTTCGTGCACCGCGTGCTCGCGCATGTTCGCCTCCTGGTTCGACGACCACTGCAACTATACCCCTAGGGGGTATATTCCGCCGGAAAGAAAACGGGCCTTCCCCGCATCCGGGGAAGGCCCGCTCGAAGCGTGCGGTGTCAGCGTTCGGTGATCTGCGGCGGCGTCGGCACCTGGTAGCCGCTCGGGCCGACGTTGCGGTCGATGGAGGACTTCCACGCGCCGCTGCCGATCATCTTCTCGATCGCCTTGTTGACGGCGGCCCGCCCCTCGGCGTCGCCCTTGGCCAGGCCGATGCCGTAGCGCTCCTCGGTGAAGGGTTTGCCAGTCACCTTGAGCAGTTCCGGGTTCTGCGCCGCGAACCCGGCCAGGATCACGTCGTCGGTGGTGACCGCGTCGACGTTGCCCAGGAGGAGGGCGTTGATGCACTCGGAGTACCGGAAGTACTCGACGAGCTGGGCTTCCTGCGCGAACTTGTTGCGCACCTGCTGGGCCGAGGTGGAGTCCTTGACCGAGCAGAGCTTCTTGCCGTTCAACGACTCCGGGCCGGTGATGTTGTTGGTGTTGGCGCGCACCAGGATGCCTTGCCCGGCAACGAAGTACGGCCCCGCGAAGGCCACCGCCTGCTTCCGGGTGTCGTTGATCGAGTAGGTGGCGACCACGAAGTCCACCACACCGTCCCTGATGAAGTTCTCGCGGTCGGCGGCCCGCACCTCCTTCCAGGTGATACCCGAGGACTCGACGCCCAGCTCCTTGGCGATGTAGCGCGCCACGTCGACGTCGAAGCCCTCGAACTTGCTCTCGGTCACCTTCAGCGACAGACCTGGTTGGTCAAATCGAATGCCGATCGTCAGCTTCTTGTTGTCATCGGCCTTCACCACCAGCGACTGCCCCGCGGCGGATCCCTGCCCGGGTGTCCCGCACGCGGCCACCAGCGCGAGCGCGGCCAGCGCGGCCCCGATTCGGAGGATCCCGGTGAATCGCATCGCTTGTTCCTTCCGACGGCCGGAAAGCTGAGGGAAGTTCAGCCCGGCTACACGTGTCAGTTCGCCCGTGCCGAGCCGGGTGTTTCAACACTTCGATGTGTCACACCTCACACACGCACGGACCGTGGCCACTCCTCCCAGTGTGGACAACCGATCGTCCCAGGTCACGCCTGGCGTGACTGAACACACGGTCGCCAGGGCACAGTTCTACACTCAGACCAACGGACCCGACGTTCGTAGGGTTCAGGCGACATCGGCTGGCACACAAGGCAAACAGCCGGTGAAGAACTAACCACGCCCGGTGTTCGAAGCCGTTGAACCGGTTGTGCGATGTCACTCGATATTGAGGTTTACATCGCTGCACACCGCGACCGTGTGAAGTCCGCGTTGGCGGGCAAGAAGAAAACCGCAAAAAATCTGGGAAAAGGGCGGCGCGGACCCCTCGGCACCAGTACTGTTCACAGCGCGGGCCTACGCCCCGGAGCCCCTCCCCCCTGTGGTTCCCGCGCGTAGGTCCGCCCTAGTCAGACCACTGGCCTGGTACCCCCCTCGGGTACCAGGCCAGTGGCGTTCCGGGGGCTCAGGCCGGGCTCACCTCAGCCCGCCCGCCAGCTCGGCGAACTCCCACGGGCCCTCGCCCGGCGAGGCCTGCCAGCCGTGCAGCATCCGCCCGGCGGTGTTGCGCGCGAACAGCACCAGCCTGCCGACGTGGTCCTGGATGGCGCTGATGTCGCCGGTGATCCCGCCCGCGAGGTTGGCCTGCTCCCAGTCCGGACCGCCGGGCACGCGCTGCCAGCCGTGCCGGATGTTGCCCTGCCCGTCCCGGGCGAAGAAGGTCAGCCGTCCCTGCACGCCCATGGCCAGGGTGAGCTCGCCGACCAGGCCACCGCCGCCGATGTCCCGCGTCGTCCAGCTGCCGCCGTCCCGCACGCCGAACAGGATGCGCCCGGTGGCCAGCCGGGCCAGCACGGTCGGCTTGCGGTCGCGGTCCAGGGCCAGCGCCGGGTCGCCCGCGACGTCGGCACCGAAGGTCGTGTACTGCCACTCCCCCGAGCTGGGCCGCTCGCGCCGCCCGGACAGGATGCGCCCGCCGCCGGTGCGCACCGCGAAGCACGGGTGCTTGTCGCCGTCGAGCACGAGCGCCGGGTCGCCCTGGGCGTCCACGTCCAGGCGGGTGAAGTCCCACAGCCCGTAGCCCGGGGTGCGCTCGCGCCCGAGCACCAGGCCACCCTCGGCCGCGCGGGCCAGGAAGGTCAGGCGGCCCTGGGCGTCCAGCGCGGCGGCCGGGTCGCCGAGGATCCGCACCGGCAGCTCGCGGAAGTCCGTCCACGGCCCGGAGCCGGGCGCGGGCTGGCGGCCGCATTCGATTGTGCCCGCCTGGGTGCGGGCGAGGTAGGTCAGTCGCCCGTAGACGTCGAGGGTGACCGGGGTGTTCCCGGCGATGCCGCCGCCGAACCGGCCGCCGAAGCCGATGCTGCGCCACGGCCCGCTGCCGGGGTGGTGCTGCCAGCCGTGCTCGACCTTGCCGTCGGTGCGCGGGGCGAAGAAGGTGACCACCTCGTACCCGTCGCGCGCCACGCCGGGCCCGGGCCCGCACGGCACGGTCACCGGCGGCACGTACCCGGGCGCGCGGCCGATGTTGTCGACCACGGGCTTGAGCGCGGCCCAGTTCGCGGCCGCCTTCGGCGAGCCCCAGGCGTGCTGGGCCACCGCGCGCAGGGTGTCGAACATGGCCAGCTCGGTGGCCTGGCTGCTCTCCAGCTGCGCCACCGGCAGGTCGTTCCACTGGCAGAACCGGATGCCGAGCAGCGCGGGGTGGTTGTCCGGCAGGTCGTCGCCGCCCTGCATGTCACCGGGGCGGAAGTCGTCGTAGATGCGGCGCGCGTCGGTCTTCTTGCGCTGGCTGCCGTCGGGGTTGCGGCCGCCGTTGTAGTACAGG
Proteins encoded in this region:
- a CDS encoding glycoside hydrolase family 20 zincin-like fold domain-containing protein, producing MAPPTIPAVQEWAASAGSYRFGPGSTILVDPGAANELTADANTFAADLGALFETAAARVRTAAAGEAREGDIVLALGSGDAQLGDEGYQLEIGPVLRLTARRRLGVFWGTRTVLQQLHASNGEPLTGGRVRDWPEYTVRGALLCNATKHYDLQWWGNQIRDLSYLKFNELVIYVDGIGITRAELEEIARLSERYHVTVLPQLNMPGHMDQVLPPHRQYQLRHPNGEYRANALDISNDAAREWAFGLIEQYLPLFPGPVWHFGADEYPAWAGGIDDFPQLADYARRRYGPQANGWDAFNGFVNDGADRIRRHGKQIRIWSDMQRRWANTVRVQPDVVIEHWTNDRENLLSVPQLLERGHKLVNGNDLFLYYNGGRNPDGSQRKKTDARRIYDDFRPGDMQGGDDLPDNHPALLGIRFCQWNDLPVAQLESSQATELAMFDTLRAVAQHAWGSPKAAANWAALKPVVDNIGRAPGYVPPVTVPCGPGPGVARDGYEVVTFFAPRTDGKVEHGWQHHPGSGPWRSIGFGGRFGGGIAGNTPVTLDVYGRLTYLARTQAGTIECGRQPAPGSGPWTDFRELPVRILGDPAAALDAQGRLTFLARAAEGGLVLGRERTPGYGLWDFTRLDVDAQGDPALVLDGDKHPCFAVRTGGGRILSGRRERPSSGEWQYTTFGADVAGDPALALDRDRKPTVLARLATGRILFGVRDGGSWTTRDIGGGGLVGELTLAMGVQGRLTFFARDGQGNIRHGWQRVPGGPDWEQANLAGGITGDISAIQDHVGRLVLFARNTAGRMLHGWQASPGEGPWEFAELAGGLR